A genomic window from Betta splendens chromosome 24, fBetSpl5.4, whole genome shotgun sequence includes:
- the gzf1 gene encoding GDNF-inducible zinc finger protein 1 → MGVQAVQLTSKCHHDNILASLHEMRLQGQLSDVTVQVDYQGDVQEFQAHQVMLAASSGYFKKVLLSGDAGTDRLLLSNMHFSDFSKFLEFVYTGKVEVSKDKIGDVQAIAQALDCKALSALCGEAMSAGILQKHTKKTLKSKVTDEEETPGAKGDTRTKQPKKPAKRVLLKRKLPTQSSEKEVITKRFKAKKVEEEKRPERKQSRRLAGRKVFRKRLNVKKRGLRNASKVTHDDKGESESGAEAQPENQTEKGDGPLAIPASDADEWECEDLKSNDSEDTGLSFWEDEEGQSKQTGKRASKAQFECSECQRTFHYERSYLKHISTYHGVKADVVYRCDTCQQTFANRSNLKIHEKHVHSSERLFSCESCTKTFKRKKDVVRHQRQVHERKNTQHVCPECGKSLSSKTALLLHERTHTGTKPFQCNDCGAKFTQNSALKMHSRTHTGEKPFACDVCDSRFTQKHMLAYHKRSHTGEKPFMCEACGKSFASKEYLRHHSNIHTGSKPYKCEQCGRGFAQRNSLHQHLKIHTGERPYRCKDCEKQFTQLNALQRHQRIHTGEKPYMCALCNRTFTDKSTLRRHTTIHDSDAPWKTYLVVLEGNVEDKKPKSPTKDKAETAAAGEKKGKARKSSDGKAAVEAAAKTSTNAEVSAEPVTLPPDWTGHGAIALVSQDALGAITVIHTEVPAGTQIQPLVTTDSTGTSIISLDGPAISVPFSIPVSMARSIPVAAGSASALSVPASDGASASVSVVPTVSTSSVLEAAASQTILAQVSETKTAPEAEVAPDLQTVIVGNCTREEEQPATVQTDREQSTEDGILDDP, encoded by the exons ATGGGGGTCCAAGCTGTCCAGCTCACCTCTAagtgtcaccatgacaacatcCTCGCCTCGCTTCACGAGATGAGGCTGCAGGGTCAGCTGAGTGACGTCACCGTGCAGGTAGACTACCAGGGGGACGTGCAGGAGTTCCAGGCCCACCAGGTGATGCTTGCAGCATCCAGTGGCTACTTCAAGAAGGTCCTCCTCTCTGGCGATGCTGGCACAGACCGGCTGCTGCTCTCCAATATGCACTTCAGTGACTTCTCCAAGTTTTTGGAATTTGTGTACACCGGTAAAGTTGAAGTCTCCAAAGACAAGATTGGCGACGTTCAAGCAATTGCTCAGGCTTTGGACTGTAAGGCCCTGTCAGCGCTGTGCGGTGAGGCCATGAGTGCAGGAATTCTACAAAagcacacaaagaaaacactgaAGTCCAAAGTTACGGATGAAGAGGAGACGCCTGGGGCCAAGGGAGATACAAGGACTAAACAACCAAAGAAGCCAGCAAAACGTGTGTTACTGAAGCGGAAGCTCccaacacaaagctctgagAAAGAAGTAATAACAAAAAGATTCAAGGCaaagaaagtggaggaggaaaaaagaccGGAAAGAAAGCAAAGCCGGAGGCTGGCTGGACGAAAGGTATTTAGAAAGCGTCTGAACGTTAAAAAAAGAGGATTGAGAAACGCGAGCAAAGTCACACATGACGACAAAGGAGAGTCTGAGAGCGGTGCCGAGGCTCAGCCAGAGAATCAGACGGAGAAAGGAGACGGGCCGCTGGCGATACCGGCCTCCGATGCAGATGAGTGGGAGTGTGAGGATCTGAAGAGCAATGATTCTGAAGACACCGGCTTGTCGTTttgggaggacgaggagggtcAGTCGAAGCAGACGGGTAAAAGAGCATCGAAAGCTCAGTTCGAGTGCTCCGAGTGCCAGCGGACGTTCCACTATGAGAGGAGCTACCTGAAGCACATCAG CACGTATCACGGAGTGAAGGCGGACGTCGTCTACCGCTGCGACACCTGCCAGCAGACCTTCGCCAACCGCAGCAACCTGAAGATCCACGAGAAGCACGTCCACAGCAGCGAGAGGCTGTTTTCCTGCGAGTCCTGCACCAAGACCTTCAAGCGAAAGAAGGACGTGGTTCGCCATCAGAGACAA GTGCACGAACGCAAGAACACGCAACACGTCTGCCCCGAGTGTGGGAAGTCGCTGAGCTCCAaaactgctctgctgctgcacgaGAGGACGCACACGGGCACCAAGCCGTTTCAGTGCAACGACTGCGGGGCCAAGTTCACACAGAACTCTGCCCTTAAAATGCACTCCAG GactcacacaggagagaagccgTTTGCATGTGACGTGTGTGATTCCCGGTTCACTCAGAAGCACATGCTGGCCTATCACAAGCGGTCACACACAG GTGAGAAGCCTTTTATGTGTGAGGCGTGTGGGAAGAGCTTTGCATCCAAGGAATACCTGCGGCATCACTCCAACATCCACACCGGCTCCAAGCCGTACAAGTGTGAGCAGTGCGGACGGGGCTTCGCTCAGAGGAACTCCCTCCACCAGCATCTGAAGATACACACAG GTGAGCGTCCGTACAGGTGTAAGGACTGTGAAAAGCAGTTCACACAGCTTAACGCCCTCCAGAGGCACCAGCGGATTCACACCGGGGAGAAACCGTACATGTGTGCCCTCTGCAACCGCACCTTCACGGACAAGTCCACCCTTCGCAGGCACACTACG ATCCACGACTCGGACGCTCCCTGGAAGACCTACCTTGTCGTGCTGGAGGGCAACGTGGAGGACAAGAAGCCCAAAAGCCCCACCAAAGACAAGGCGGAGACGGCGGCAGCGGGGGAGAAAAAGGGCAAAGCGAGAAAAAGCAGCGACGGCAAAGCAGctgttgaagctgctgctaaAACCAGCACAAACGCGGAGGTTTCAGCCGAGCCGGTCACTCTCCCACCTGACTGGACCGGTCATGGAGCTATTGCCCTGGTCAGCCAGGACGCCCTCGGCGCCATCACGGTGATCCACACCGAAGTGCCCGCCGGGACGCAGATCCAGCCCCTTGTAACCACAGACAGCACGGGGACCAGTATCATCTCCTTGGACGGTCCAGCCATCTCCGTTCCCTTCTCCATACCTGTTTCCATGGCTCGTTCCATCCCTGTGGCGGCCGGATCGGCGTCCGCGCTCTCGGTTCCCGCGTCCGACGGCGCGTCGGCGTCCGTCTCAGTGGTCCCAACTGTTTCCACATCGTCCGTGCTAGAAGCGGCTGCGTCTCAGACCATTTTGGCTCAGGTTTCGGAGACGAAGACGGCTCCTGAGGCTGAGGTTGCTCCTGATCTTCAAACTGTGATCGTAGGTAACTGTACCAGAGAAGAGGAACAACCTGCTACTGTTCAAACTGACAGAGAGCAAAGTACAGAAGACGGCATCCTAGATGATCCCTAG
- the napbb gene encoding N-ethylmaleimide-sensitive factor attachment protein, beta b produces the protein MDNSGKEKEAVQLMADADKKVKSSGSFLGGMFGGGHHKVEEACEMYCRAANMFKMAKNWSAAGSAFCKAARLHMQLQNKHDCATSFIDAGNAYKKSDPNEAIKCLNAAIDIYTDMGRFTIAAKHHISIAEIYESELVDIEKAIAHYEQAADYYKGEESNSSANKCLLKVGAYCAQLEQYQKAIEIYEQVGANTMDNPLLKYSAKEYFFKASLCHFIVDELNAKIAVEKYEEMFPAFSDSRECKLLKKLLEAHEEQNSEAFTEAVKEFDSISRLDQWHTTLLLRIKKTIQGDEGDLK, from the exons ATGGACAACTCTGGGAAGGAGAAGGAAGCCGTTCAGCTAATGGCCGACGCCGACAAGAAAGTCAAGTCGTCCGGCTCTTTTTTGGGAGGGATGTTCGGAGG AGGACATCACAAAGTAGAAGAGGCATGTGAGATGTACTGCAGAGCGGCCAACATGTTCAAGATGGCCAAGAACTGGAGTG CTGCTGGAAGCGCGTTTTGCAAAGCGGCACGTCTCCATATGCAGCTACAGAACAAACATGACTGTGCCACCAGTTTCATTGATGCAGGAAATGCCTACAAGAAGTCTGACCCTAATG AGGCAATCAAGTGTTTAAATGCAGCCATCGATATATATACAGACATG GGAAGATTTACCATCGCTGCCAAACACCACATCAGTATCGCAGAGATCTACGAGTCTGAGCTAGTGGATATCGAAAAG GCCATAGCACATTATGAACAGGCAGCAGATTACTACAAAGGAGAAGAATCAAACAG TTCTGCCAACAAGTGTCTGCTGAAAGTGGGAGCTTACTGTGCTCAACTGGAGCAGTACCAGAAGGCTATAGAGATCTACGAACAG GTTGGAGCCAACACGATGGACAACCCCCTGCTGAAGTACAGCGCCAAAGAGTATTTCTTCAAAGCCTCTCTCTGTCATTTCATTGTCGACGAGCTCAACGCTAAG ATTGCTGTAGAAAAATATGAGGAAATGTTCCCGGCGTTTTCAGACTCCAGAGAATGCAAACTGTTGAAG AAACTTCTTGAGGCTCATGAGGAACAGAACAGCGAGGCTTTCACAGAAGCA GTAAAGGAGTTTGACTCAATCTCACGCCTGGACCAGTGGCACACAACCCTCCTGCTGCGCATCAAAAAGACCATTCAGGGAGATGAAGGAGATCTGAAATAA